The DNA window CATTGTATGCAAGACCTAGAGAAAAAGAGTTCATTATTGGTCACCCAGCATTAATGTTGGCTACGTTTGCATTCTTACGTAAATGGCCTACAGTAATCCATTTCTTATTAACTATTGCAGGTGTTATCGGCATAGCTTCAATGGTTGAAACATTCTGTCATATTAGAACTCCTGTATTCATGTCTATTATGCGTGGATATGATGGTTTATTAATTGGTGCTCTCTTAGGTTTGCTTCTTATCATTGCTGTACGTTTCATGATGTATGTAACACAATGGTTCCAAGCGCGGGAGGTTGACCATGAGTAATATTGTTATCTCTGGTTATTATGGTTTTGGTAATGCTGGCGATGAAGCAATGCTTTGTGCCATTATCGATGCCATTCGCAAAGAGGAAGCAGATGCGCATATTACGGTTATTTCTGGTAATCCTACAGAGACAAGCAAAAAACATAACATTCATGCAGTGGGGACATTTTCCGCATTTGGTATTTTAAAGGCAATTGCCAATTCTGATTTAGTGATCAGTGGTGGAGGCAGTCTTTTACAAGATGCTACAAGTATTCGTAATACATATTACTATTTAAGTATTATGGCTTTAGCTAAAATGATGGGAAAAAAGGTAATGCTTTACTCTCAAGGTATTGGGCCTTTAAATCGTCCCTCTACACGAAGAGCTGTTAGCTTTATATTGCGATTTGTGGATACCATTACAGTTCGTGATTCTATTTCAAAATCTGAATTAGAGTCCTTAGGAATTGAAGATGTAGAGGTTACAGCTGATGCTGTTTTGGCTATGCAACCGGCAGATTTGTCTATTGGTAAACGTATTTTAGAAGGCTATACATCTAAACTACCTAAATCTATAGAGAATCCAAAACGAATTGGTGTTGCTGTTCGTAGTTGGAAAGATGATACAGAATATCGTGAATCATTAGCCAATGTGTTGAGCCGATTACAAGAGCAAGATGAGGTAGAAATTATTTTTATTCCTATGTCTCATCCAGAGGATACAAAAGAAGCTAAAATTATCGCTAGTTATATGCCAAAGGGGGCTATTGTTCTTGAAGGCCCATTCTCTACAGAGGAACAAGTATCCTTATCGGGGAATGTGGATCTAATGATTGGTATACGTCTTCATGCTCTAGTATTTAGCTCTTTAATGGGGAAACCTGTTATTGGTATTTCCTACGATCCTAAAATTACAAGCTTCTTACATATGATTGGTCAGGAACCAATAGGAACAATGACACATCTTAGAGAAGAGGCGCTATATCAGCGATGTCATAAGCTCTTAAATTCCAGAGAAGAGTATCAATCCTCTTATGATTGTATTGAAGCATTGCGTTTAAACTCTCAACGCAATGCAGAAATCGCTATTTCATTACTTAAAGATTATTAATATATTGGATCCAATCCAGAAAGTGAGGTCTCTATGGCTACATTAACACAAGATGTTAAACAACTAGTTCAAGAGAAGGCAAAAGCTATTCGCGTTAGTATTGTTCAGTCTGTAACGGCAGCAAAATCCGGTCACCCAGGTGGTTCTTTATCTATCGCTGATGTGATGGCCTTGTTGTACTATGTAGAAATGAATGTAGATCCAGCAAATCCAAAAGCTCCAAATAGAGATCGTTTTGTCCTTTCTAAAGGTCATGCAGCTCCTGCTTTATATGCTACATTGGCTGAAAAAGGTTATTTCCCTAAAGAAGAACTTTTGAATTTACGTAAAATTGACCATATGTTACAAGGCCATCCTGATATGAAACATACTCCTGGCGTAGATATGTCTACAGGTTCCTTAGGCCAAGGCATTTCTGCCGCATGTGGTATGGCATTGGCAGGCAAAATTGACAATGCTGATTATCGCGTTTACTCCATTTTAGGTGATGGCGAGCTTGAAGAAGGTCAAGTATGGGAAGCAGCAATGTTTGCTGGTCATTATAAACTCAATAATTTGACTGCTTTTGTTGATTTTAATGGCCTTCAAATCGATGGTGATATTACTAAAGTACTTTCTCCATTGCCAATTCCTGAGAAATTTAAAGCTTTCAATTGGAATGTTATTGAAGTCAATGGTCATGATCTTGATGAACTTCATAATGCCATTGAATCTGCAAAAGCTTTCACAGAAGGCCCAACATGCATTGTAATGCATACTGTAAAAGGTAAGGGCGTTGAAGAAATGGAAGGACAAGCAGGTTGGCATGGTAAAGCGCCAAGCGCAGAGCAAGGTGAAGCCTTTGTTAATGAAATTATGGGGGTAAAATAATGGGTAAAGCAACACGTGAAGCATATGGTAATGCGTTAGCTCGCATTGGTAAAGAAAATACAAATA is part of the Veillonella sp. genome and encodes:
- a CDS encoding transketolase, which gives rise to MATLTQDVKQLVQEKAKAIRVSIVQSVTAAKSGHPGGSLSIADVMALLYYVEMNVDPANPKAPNRDRFVLSKGHAAPALYATLAEKGYFPKEELLNLRKIDHMLQGHPDMKHTPGVDMSTGSLGQGISAACGMALAGKIDNADYRVYSILGDGELEEGQVWEAAMFAGHYKLNNLTAFVDFNGLQIDGDITKVLSPLPIPEKFKAFNWNVIEVNGHDLDELHNAIESAKAFTEGPTCIVMHTVKGKGVEEMEGQAGWHGKAPSAEQGEAFVNEIMGVK
- the csaB gene encoding polysaccharide pyruvyl transferase CsaB produces the protein MSNIVISGYYGFGNAGDEAMLCAIIDAIRKEEADAHITVISGNPTETSKKHNIHAVGTFSAFGILKAIANSDLVISGGGSLLQDATSIRNTYYYLSIMALAKMMGKKVMLYSQGIGPLNRPSTRRAVSFILRFVDTITVRDSISKSELESLGIEDVEVTADAVLAMQPADLSIGKRILEGYTSKLPKSIENPKRIGVAVRSWKDDTEYRESLANVLSRLQEQDEVEIIFIPMSHPEDTKEAKIIASYMPKGAIVLEGPFSTEEQVSLSGNVDLMIGIRLHALVFSSLMGKPVIGISYDPKITSFLHMIGQEPIGTMTHLREEALYQRCHKLLNSREEYQSSYDCIEALRLNSQRNAEIAISLLKDY